The region CTTATGTTAAATGGGCGGATTATCATGATGAAGTAACTATCCGATTTAGCCCCGAAATCATGCCTTATTTAATCAATCTCAAAACCAATTTTACGCAACATGCCTTATCAGAAATTTCTGAATTGAATAGCAAGTATGCAATCATTTTGTACCGTTGGTTATCAATGAATTACAACCAATATGAGCATTACAGCGTTAAAGGTGGGCGAAGAAAAGAGCAAGTGGAAAGTTACCGTAATCCGATAATCACTATTCGAGAATTGCGCGATACGACCGATACGGTGAGTGAATATAAAAAGTTTACTGATTTTGAAAGAAGAGTATTAAAAGATCCGATTAAAGAAATCACAAACCATACCAGCTTTAATGTTACGTATGAAAAAGTAAAAAAAGGACGCAGCATTGAAAGTATTGTCTTTCATATCACTAAAAACCAAGTTGCAGATGATATTAGTTACAAATTAGATGATCCCGCTTATATTGACGGTAAGATAAGACAAGAAGAAAGTGAAAAAGATCTTGTTTATGAAGCGATGAAAAGTCCATATACAAAATTGCTGATGGAACATTTCTTGTTGACATATATTGATTTAACGGATACGACTATTTTGTCCGGGTTACAGAAAAATGTTTATCCACTTTATGACGAATTAAAAGAGTTACGTGGTTTAAAGGGCGTGAAAGAGCACTTAGCATATATCCGAGATAAACAAGATGACTATTCGAAAAAGAATATTGCTAAGTATCTTAAAAAATCGATTGAACAGTATCTACCAATCGTTAAAAGGCAGGATATAGATCATGAGTGAAAATTTAAAAACAATTCGAGAACTTGCAGATGAATTGGGAGTTTCAAAGCAACGAATTCAACAAATAATCGCCAAATTATCGCCAAGTAAAACGCCAAATAAGGATGGCAATAGATATGTTTTGAACGCTCGAGATGTTAAAAACATAAAGGAATCTATGGGTTTTGAAAATGACCAGTCACCAACAAGTGAATCGACAAATAGACTTGTCGATTATGATGTTTACTTAGATGTGATAAATTCGATAAAAGAAAAAGATGAACAGATAAAAAGTTTATTAGACGTTCAAAAACAAACACAAAATCTTCTGGATCAGCAACAACGATTGGCTTTGCAAGACAAAAAACTATTAGAAGAGTACAAAGCAGAAATCAAAGATTTGAAATCCTTAGCGATGCCGATTCGTGAGGATGAAAAAGATGTGTCACCCCAAAGTGAAACAGAACCAGCAGAAGCGCAAGCTAAACCTAAAAAGTGGTGGCAATTTAAAAAACGAGGGCAAAAAAATGATTGATTCAAAAGTTATGGAGACAACAAAGTCCATTTTGAAAGATTTTGGTAACACCTATTTTTCAGATAAAGGCACTCTAAAGCGCAACAAAGTAATAGAAGACCTGGATGCTTATACACCTATGTTGATGAAGGCATTACTAGCTAATCAACTAATTCATGACACTTATACGGAGTCAATTGTTATAGATGATAAAAGTGTAGAACTGTTTAAGCTAAACCAGTTTATTGAAATGTTTACGTATAAAGAATACTGGCAAGATAGCTATACAAAATTTGAGAATAAAATTGGCCTTACTGCTGGTGGTAAGTTTATTGATGAGACTGCTGACGTAGTCCTAGATTTTCCCTTCAAAGATAGTGTTTTAAAAGCTGGTATGACGAAAGAGGATCAAAAAGATACTGATGAACCTTTTTTGCATGAAACGATAGCTAAAGCTGAAATTGATCAATTATTAGAGCCTAAAATATTTGTTAATGCGACTAAGTATGATCAAGAAAATTTAGCTGGTGCATCAACTGATAGTTTTAATGATGACAATTTGATTATCAAGGGAAACAACCTGATAGCTTTGCATAGTTTGAAAAACAGATATGCAGGCACTGTGAAGAGTATTTTCATTGATCCACCATATTTTTTTGAGACGACAAAACCAGCAGACACCTATACTTATAATTCGAATTTTAAACTATCTGGCTGGCTCACTTTTGTTCAAAATAGAATTAAAATTGCG is a window of Leuconostoc kimchii IMSNU 11154 DNA encoding:
- a CDS encoding RepB family plasmid replication initiator protein: MSIITESKTRQVQTLNELSKRKVVEHNSLITSIAKMDKTPLKMFELAVSLIDTENPPKDQTVYLSKQELFAFFNVDDSNKHSRFKEAIEKMQKQAFFKIKKAKEKGYEFESIVPIPYVKWADYHDEVTIRFSPEIMPYLINLKTNFTQHALSEISELNSKYAIILYRWLSMNYNQYEHYSVKGGRRKEQVESYRNPIITIRELRDTTDTVSEYKKFTDFERRVLKDPIKEITNHTSFNVTYEKVKKGRSIESIVFHITKNQVADDISYKLDDPAYIDGKIRQEESEKDLVYEAMKSPYTKLLMEHFLLTYIDLTDTTILSGLQKNVYPLYDELKELRGLKGVKEHLAYIRDKQDDYSKKNIAKYLKKSIEQYLPIVKRQDIDHE
- a CDS encoding MarR family transcriptional regulator — protein: MSENLKTIRELADELGVSKQRIQQIIAKLSPSKTPNKDGNRYVLNARDVKNIKESMGFENDQSPTSESTNRLVDYDVYLDVINSIKEKDEQIKSLLDVQKQTQNLLDQQQRLALQDKKLLEEYKAEIKDLKSLAMPIREDEKDVSPQSETEPAEAQAKPKKWWQFKKRGQKND